A single genomic interval of Lathyrus oleraceus cultivar Zhongwan6 chromosome 7, CAAS_Psat_ZW6_1.0, whole genome shotgun sequence harbors:
- the LOC127107758 gene encoding 40S ribosomal protein S11, which yields MAEQTEKAYLKQPKVFLCSKKSGKGKRPGKGGNRFWKSVGLGFKTPKEAIEGTFIDKKCPFTGNVSIRGRIIAGTCHSAKMNRTIIVRRNYLHFIKKYQRYEKRHSNIPAHVSPAFRVKEGDHVIIGQCRPLSKTVRFNVLKVIPAGSSSGAKKAFSGI from the exons ATGGCTGAACAA ACTGAGAAGGCTTATCTCAAACAACCCAAAGTGTTTTTATG CTCGAAGAAATCTGGTAAGGGGAAGAGGCCTGGTAAAGGTGGAAATCGCTTCTGGAAATCTGTTGGTCTTGGATTCAAGACCCCCAAAGAAGCCATCGAAG GAACCTTTATTGACAAGAAGTGTCCATTCACTGGCAATGTTTCCATCCGTGGTCGTATCATAGCCGGAACCTGTCACAGTGCCAAAATGAATCGGACTATTATTGTCAGGAGGAATTATCTTCACTTCATTAAGAAATATCAGAG GTATGAGAAGAGGCATTCCAACATTCCAGCTCATGTGTCACCTGCCTTCCGTGTTAAGGAAGGTGATCATGTCATTATCGGTCAATGCAG GCCACTCTCCAAGACAGTGAGGTTCAATGTATTGAAAGTCATCCCAGCTGGATCATCCAGTGGTGCAAAGAAGGCATTTTCTGGCATATGA
- the LOC127107759 gene encoding dirigent protein 19 encodes MPSQTFLTFFFFLLLSFNTITSDFVRPIDRKLFDLHKKEKLSHFKFYWHDILSGKNPSSITVVPPPLKLNTTTAFGSVRMIDNPLTLGPELSSKLVGKSQGFYASACQDQIGLLMAMNLAFIEGKYNGSSITILGRNSVYDKVREMPVIGGSGLFRFARGYAQATTYSFDLKSGDAVVEYNVYVFHY; translated from the coding sequence ATGCCTTCCCAAACTTTTCTcactttcttcttcttccttctcCTTTCTTTCAACACCATCACTTCCGATTTTGTTCGTCCTATAGATCGCAAATTGTTTGACCTACACAAGAAAGAAAAGCTAAGTCATTTCAAATTCTATTGGCATGACATTTTGAGTGGAAAAAACCCATCTTCAATCACGGTTGTTCCACCACCATTGAAACTAAACACAACCACTGCTTTTGGTTCAGTTCGCATGATTGATAACCCTTTAACATTAGGACCAGAATTGAGTTCCAAACTTGTTGGAAAATCACAAGGCTTCTATGCATCTGCATGTCAAGATCAGATTGGTTTGCTTATGGCTATGAATTTAGCTTTCATTGAAGGAAAGTATAATGGAAGTAGTATAACTATCTTGGGGAGGAATTCTGTTTATGATAAGGTTAGGGAGATGCCTGTGATTGGTGGGAGTGGACTCTTCAGATTTGCTAGAGGATATGCTCAAGCTACTACTTACTCGTTTGATCTTAAATCTGGAGATGCTGTTGTTGAGTACAATGTTTATGTTTTTCACTATTGA